A part of Nerophis lumbriciformis linkage group LG25, RoL_Nlum_v2.1, whole genome shotgun sequence genomic DNA contains:
- the LOC133621625 gene encoding volume-regulated anion channel subunit LRRC8C has translation MIPVGEFRNIGIEQNSKYRVLKPWWDVFSEYLCVAMLMIGVFGCTLQLTQDKIACLPSPFTSPTPSAIDCSYILNYADNETWMSLKPTNPVIREVIGRKNNLDIHQYVFINHYCYERFVHWYAKFFPYLVVIHTMMFMVASSFWFKFPGTSSKLDLFVTILGKCFDSPWTTRALSEVCEERGEEKLVILRRTTMSKDPSEKRTDEEETTLLPPVGSSKSNPEKKSLDSQSAPSVLDKKEGEQAKALFEKVKKLRTHVEEADILYIMYVLQTSLKVFKFLLIIIYTAALSPNIEIVVRCLVPPELTGFDIYCCNHNKAHLFSKLAYCYICFVGVYGILCIYTLYWQFHRPLRVYSFEHVRLETGINDIPDVKNDFAFLLHLVDQYDDLYAKRFAFFLSEVSESRLHQLNLNHEWTTKKLRARLAKNANDHLELHLLMLPGLPDTVYELMEMQSLKLEQVKSIMISPSVAKLEKLRDLSLVYCQAKLQLPALKHFKDQLKVLRLWFEGLDEVPEWMYHLQRLEELHLNGPLATLDSLRNLTALRVLTMNSNLTKIPASIYDVALNLQHLSIYNEGNKLQAFSSLKKLTNLVSLELVGCELERIPSAVFSLSNLQELDLKENKLTTVEEILSLQHCHRLVTLRLWHNKITYIPDHISKLNTLETLDISWNKLKRIPSRLFYCTKLRHLDVSHNQITSIPAEVGILQGLQFFSAAFNSIEMLPEELYSCKRLNTLALGNNSLLFLSSKIANLLQLVRLEIKGNRLDALPVEIANCPLLTSNGIVAEDNLLQVLPLEMHRSLSSI, from the exons ATGATCCCAGTGGGAGAATTCCGGAACATCGGCATCGAGCAGAACTCCAAGTACCGGGTGCTCAAACCGTGGTGGGATGTTTTCTCCGAGTACCTGTGCGTCGCCATGCTCATGATTGGCGTCTTTGGGTGCACCTTGCAG CTCACCCAAGATAAGATCGCCTGCCTGCCAAGTCCCTTCACTAGTCCAACACCCAGTGCCATCGACTGCAGCTACATCCTGAACTACGCCGACAATGAGACGTGGATGAGTTTAAAACCTACCAATCCTGTCATACGGGAGGTGATTGGCCGCAAGAACAACCTGGACATCCACCAGTACGTCTTCATCAACCACTATTGCTACGAGAGGTTTGTGCACTGGTATGCAAAATTCTTTCCGTACCTGGTGGTGATCCACACAATGATGTTCATGGTAGCGAGCAGCTTTTGGTTCAAGTTTCCCGGGACTTCCTCTAAACTTGACCTCTTTGTCACCATCCTGGGTAAGTGCTTCGACTCCCCCTGGACCACGAGGGCCTTGAGCGAAGTTTGCGAGGAACGAGGCGAGGAGAAACTGGTCATTTTGAGGAGGACGACCATGTCCAAAGATCCATCTGAGAAACGGACGGATGAGGAGGAGACCACCTTGCTTCCTCCAGTTGGCTCTTCCAAATCTAATCCAGAAAAAAAAAGTCTGGATTCTCAATCTGCTCCGTCGGTGCTGGATAAGAAGGAAGGAGAGCAGGCCAAAGCTCTGTTTGAGAAGGTGAAAAAGCTTAGAACTCATGTGGAGGAGGCAGACATCTTGTACATTATGTATGTGCTGCAAACATCCCTCAAGGTCTTCAAGTTCCTTTTGATCATCATCTACACAGCAGCACTGTCTCCAAACATTGAGATTGTGGTTCGCTGCTTGGTTCCCCCTGAGCTGACAGGTTTTGACATTTATTGTTGTAACCACAACAAAGCTCATCTTTTCTCGAAACTGGCCTATTGCTACATCTGCTTTGTGGGCGTCTATGGCATCTTGTGCATCTATACGCTCTACTGGCAGTTCCACCGCCCCCTGAGGGTGTATTCCTTCGAGCATGTCAGGCTAGAGACGGGCATCAACGACATACCGGATGTAAAGAATGACTTTGCCTTTCTTCTTCACCTGGTGGACCAATACGATGACCTATACGCCAAAAGATTTGCTTTCTTTCTGTCTGAGGTCAGTGAGAGTCGCCTCCATCAGCTCAACCTCAACCATGAATGGACCACTAAAAAGCTGCGAGCCCGTCTCGCTAAAAACGCCAATGACCATCTGGAGCTCCACCTGTTAATGTTGCCGGGACTTCCCGACACAGTCTACGAGCTGATGGAAATGCAGTCTCTCAAATTGGAGCAAGTTAAAAGCATTATGATCTCGCCCAGTGTGGCTAAGCTAGAGAAACTTCGGGATTTGTCGCTGGTTTACTGCCAGGCGAAGCTCCAGCTGCCCGCCTTGAAACATTTCAAAGATCAACTGAAGGTCCTACGACTATGGTTTGAAGGTTTGGATGAGGTACCTGAGTGGATGTACCACCTGCAAAGACTTGAGGAGTTGCATCTGAATGGCCCATTAGCCACCCTGGACTCCCTTCGAAATCTTACGGCCCTGAGGGTACTTACCATGAACTCCAATCTTACAAAAATCccagccagcatctatgatgtcGCCCTGAACCTGCAGCATTTGAGCATCTACAATGAAGGGAACAAGCTCCAAGCCTTCAGCAGCCTGAAGAAACTCACCAACTTGGTGTCCCTGGAGTTGGTGGGCTGCGAGCTGGAGCGCATTCCAAGCGCCGTCTTTAGCTTGAGCAATCTGCAGGAGTTGGACCTCAAAGAAAACAAGCTGACCACAGTAGAGGAGATTCTGAGTCTGCAGCACTGCCATCGACTGGTGACGCTGAGGTTGTGGCACAACAAGATCACCTACATTCCAGATCACATCAGTAAGCTAAACACCTTGGAGACTCTGGACATCAGTTGGAATAAACTCAAAAGGATCCCCAGCCGGTTGTTCTACTGCACCAAGCTCAGGCACCTGGATGTCTCCCACAACCAGATCACCTCCATCCCGGCTGAGGTGGGCATCCTGCAGGGCCTGCAGTTCTTCTCTGCTGCTTTCAACTCGATAGAGATGCTACCTGAGGAGCTGTACTCTTGTAAAAGACTAAACACTCTGGCTCTTGGGAACAACTCCCTGCTCTTCCTGAGCTCCAAGATCGCAAATCTGCTCCAACTGGTCCGACTGGAGATTAAAGGAAACCGCCTGGATGCTCTGCCTGTGGAGATAGCAAACTGCCCCTTGTTGACTTCTAATGGGATTGTAGCAGAGGACAACCTGCTGCAGGTGTTGCCTTTAGAGATGCACAGAAGTCTGAGTAGTATCTGA